The Rhodopseudomonas palustris genome window below encodes:
- a CDS encoding Crp/Fnr family transcriptional regulator — MANDLQASSPAVRNRILAQLAPDDFEALKPLLRPVEFRGRAVLQEANRRVECVHFIEDGLVSHLSGTRTDFVETAMVGYFGYVGVPLVLGADVASQRSVVCMPGTALRVEADDLARVMADRPQIREEMLRYVPALIAQNTQSVLCAAKHEINQRLARWLLLANDRIQSDVLYITHELLASSMGVRRASITNALLQLEAEGVVEKRRGAVRIVDRQALESRTCDCYHIVREAYDRTRTVECCGHDGADHSHGLVAGTA, encoded by the coding sequence TTGGCGAACGATCTTCAAGCTAGCTCTCCTGCGGTGAGAAATCGAATTCTGGCGCAGCTCGCACCGGACGATTTCGAAGCGCTTAAACCATTGCTCCGGCCCGTCGAGTTTCGCGGTCGCGCTGTACTGCAGGAGGCCAACCGACGCGTCGAATGCGTTCACTTCATCGAGGACGGCCTGGTGTCGCACCTCTCTGGAACCCGCACCGACTTCGTTGAAACGGCCATGGTCGGCTATTTCGGCTACGTCGGGGTTCCGTTGGTGCTGGGAGCCGATGTCGCGTCGCAGCGCTCGGTCGTGTGCATGCCGGGAACTGCGCTGAGGGTTGAGGCCGACGATCTGGCACGGGTGATGGCCGACCGGCCGCAGATCCGTGAAGAGATGCTGCGCTACGTGCCGGCTCTGATCGCCCAAAATACACAGAGCGTGCTCTGCGCCGCCAAGCACGAAATCAATCAGCGTCTTGCACGCTGGCTGCTGCTGGCGAACGATCGCATTCAAAGCGACGTGCTGTACATCACACACGAACTGCTCGCCTCCAGCATGGGCGTTCGCCGTGCGAGCATCACCAACGCGCTGCTGCAGCTCGAGGCTGAAGGTGTGGTGGAGAAGCGCCGCGGTGCGGTGCGGATCGTGGATCGCCAGGCGCTGGAAAGCCGCACCTGCGATTGCTACCACATTGTGCGCGAAGCCTATGATCGCACCCGCACCGTCGAGTGCTGCGGTCACGATGGGGCCGATCACAGCCACGGCTTAGTCGCCGGAACTGCCTGA
- the ndk gene encoding nucleoside-diphosphate kinase, whose protein sequence is MAIERTFSILKPDATERNITGAINALIEKAGLRIVAQKRIRMTRDQAETFYAVHKERPFFGELVDFMISGPVVVQVLEGEGAIAKYRDVMGATDPSKAADGTIRKLHAKSIGENSVHGSDAAETAKIEIAQFFSGNEIVG, encoded by the coding sequence ATGGCGATCGAACGGACTTTCTCGATTCTCAAGCCCGATGCGACCGAGCGCAACATCACCGGCGCGATCAACGCGCTGATCGAAAAGGCCGGTCTGCGGATCGTCGCCCAGAAGCGCATCCGTATGACCCGCGACCAGGCCGAGACCTTCTACGCCGTGCACAAGGAACGCCCGTTCTTCGGCGAGCTGGTCGACTTCATGATCTCCGGCCCGGTGGTGGTTCAAGTGCTCGAAGGCGAGGGCGCGATCGCCAAGTACCGCGACGTGATGGGCGCGACCGATCCGTCGAAGGCGGCTGACGGCACCATCCGCAAGCTGCACGCCAAGTCGATCGGCGAGAACTCGGTGCACGGTTCGGACGCGGCGGAAACGGCCAAGATCGAGATCGCCCAGTTCTTCTCGGGCAACGAAATCGTCGGATAA
- a CDS encoding TerC family protein yields the protein MDWVLHVFDPATFWSIVAQFKSGVQQPEFWISVGKIIWINVLLSGDNALVIALACRGLKPNHRLWGMVLGAGAAVLLRIVFTGIVATLMEWPYLKLVGGLALLVIAAKLVVPENEDEDSVQAASHLLHAVQIVVVADIIMSLDNVIAVAAAADGSVPLLILGLAISVPLIVAGAALILMVLEKLPILVWAGAALLGWIAGQVIATDPVVLPLVHKLDAPIGGQLDALFAMVGMYTHLASNGGVGEHLFAVVGAIVVLIAGSIWRSRQSVEQGA from the coding sequence GTGGACTGGGTGCTGCACGTCTTTGACCCCGCGACCTTCTGGTCGATCGTCGCCCAATTCAAGAGCGGCGTTCAGCAGCCCGAATTCTGGATTTCCGTCGGCAAGATCATCTGGATCAACGTGCTGTTGTCTGGCGACAACGCGCTGGTGATCGCGCTCGCGTGCCGCGGGCTGAAGCCGAACCATCGATTGTGGGGCATGGTGCTCGGCGCGGGCGCTGCCGTCCTGCTACGCATCGTCTTCACCGGCATCGTCGCCACGCTGATGGAGTGGCCTTATCTCAAGCTGGTCGGCGGCCTGGCGCTGCTGGTGATCGCCGCCAAGCTGGTGGTCCCCGAGAACGAAGACGAAGACAGCGTCCAAGCGGCCTCGCATCTTTTGCACGCCGTTCAGATCGTTGTCGTTGCCGACATCATCATGAGTCTCGACAACGTCATCGCGGTCGCGGCTGCCGCGGATGGCAGCGTGCCGCTGCTGATCCTTGGGCTCGCCATCAGCGTTCCGCTGATCGTGGCGGGCGCGGCACTGATCCTGATGGTTCTGGAGAAACTGCCGATCCTGGTGTGGGCCGGTGCTGCGCTGCTCGGCTGGATCGCCGGGCAGGTGATCGCCACCGATCCGGTCGTGCTGCCTTTGGTGCACAAGCTCGATGCGCCGATCGGCGGTCAGCTCGACGCGCTGTTCGCAATGGTGGGGATGTACACGCACCTCGCCAGCAACGGCGGCGTCGGCGAGCATTTGTTTGCCGTGGTCGGCGCCATCGTGGTGCTGATCGCGGGATCGATCTGGCGAAGCCGGCAATCGGTCGAGCAGGGCGCATAA